The following are encoded together in the Plasmodium reichenowi strain SY57 chromosome Unknown, whole genome shotgun sequence genome:
- a CDS encoding acyl-CoA binding protein, putative yields MSELFEESVSFINSVPKNVNLPNDIKLNLYKYYKQGTVGNCNIKEPSRFKVVDKKKYEAWKSVENLNREDAKKRYVELVSELFPYWQEQE; encoded by the coding sequence TGTCAGAACTCTTTGAAGAAAGTGTTTCCTTTATTAATAGTGTACctaaaaatgtaaatttGCCGAACgatattaaattaaatttgtataaatattataagcAGGGTACCGTAGGGAATTGTAATATAAAGGAACCAAGTAGATTTAAAGTTgttgataaaaaaaaatatgagGCTTGGAAATCTGtagaaaatttaaatagAGAAGAtgcaaaaaaaagataCGTTGAACTTGTTAGCGAGTTATTTCCTTACTGGCAAGAGCAGGAATAA